In Besnoitia besnoiti strain Bb-Ger1 chromosome Unknown contig00066, whole genome shotgun sequence, the sequence gtagtcttcttaggtagtatcttattaattttcatccctatgcatatacttggtttcaacgttatgccaagaaggataccagattaccctgattatctttgttatattaatacatggtgttcaattggttctatatccacaatagttatcatcttaactatgctctgctaatgcacttaacatgatggtcatgaaaagcacaagagaacttggatccggtaaacaaagaccttcaagatctaaaccagtagtccaactcgtagtatatactccccagaaaaaggtagtttatatcaacctaggaatcccattttagtaagtgtaacatggagtctagcttcagttgttatctgattggtattgcatgcctggtgacttagaatatgattcttattaatgggagcacagttccctgggtatccaatccagtgctctgccttgggcattgaaactaacccacagttcaaccctgtattataaaatccagtagactcatgtccttgtcgtttatataaatctattaatgcttgtcaagttccttgtatctagttagctcactgcgtacttaggatcagaccaaaagagttcactaatgtactagaaaataggagatcgcgttagttcttgggaaaacgacttccgaaccaccaatatatattggtacaaagaagttaccatatcctccgtacaaagcaggcattaagaacataaagatcatagctaggccatgtatcgttattatcacattataagtagctatcgtctctgtacaaatgatccgcgatccagaactgtataactcaaatcgaataaacaaagacattatagttcctagaatactgaagatgactccggttatgagatacagacaaccaagttctttatgattgcagtacaccaccaccccactggactgcttaagacagctaaaagtgttggatttcaatatcctactacattaagattattccacatcggttatgttctaggcgtaatatatggattcttgttctcactcatcttaacagcgagagaaaactactactcagatgctagtctaatcagtagcatcgtacttggagttatcatctctgagacaggattatttatcagctttttctggggagtatatactacgagttggactactggtttagatcttgaaggtctttgtttaccggatccaagttctcttgtgcttttcatgaccatcatgttaagtgcattaagtatagtggtatccagcgtatatttgaaaaaccaacatttgtatacaagctgtacgaatatcatgacattcactttggtagtcgccttcttaatgttagtctgtacggaatacttaggactatctctttatattaatgataatgcatttggtaatggacttttcatcttaactggtatacattttagccatgttattgttggagctatccttgtattcttcactcaa encodes:
- a CDS encoding uncharacterized protein (encoded by transcript BESB_070240); protein product: MESSFSCYLIGIACLNTEDDSGYEIQTTKFFMIAVHHHPTGLLKTAKSVGFQYPTTLRLFHIGYVLGVIYGFLFSLILTARENYYSDASLISSIVLGVIISETGLFISFFWGVYTTSWTTGLDLEGLCLPDPSSLVLFMTIMLSALSIVVSSVYLKNQHLYTSCTNIMTFTLVVAFLMLVSPPCRLITPLLLNKIQLGTLVHRQM